In the Erythrolamprus reginae isolate rEryReg1 chromosome 13, rEryReg1.hap1, whole genome shotgun sequence genome, one interval contains:
- the ADAMTS4 gene encoding A disintegrin and metalloproteinase with thrombospondin motifs 4 → MFLLLIIICFNLACSATQRGPSSRYDEEIVYPEKLNVTSVLGNQDPSGTLENENSLDYNMDSDRRLSFRLQMFGEELILNLEKDPSFFSKDLTVQYLGKLRPVVDTLTERGNYFTGTINSDAESIVAINFDGTSLIGVLQYRGTEYHIQPLKRGPTNQAGGTEAHVVRKKMLDKGDEPMCGVGAQAPEGAPSNEGKLWEKMGASPRRTKRFASIPRYVETLVVADEEMMRFHGAGLKPYLLTIMAAAAKFFRHPSVRNPVNLVVTRLVVIGEAEDGLRVTSNAAETLRNFCSWQKGLNKASDKDPEHFDTAILFTRQDLCGRSSCGTLGMADVGTVCDPARSCSIVEDDGLQSAFTAAHELGHVFNMLHDDDKHCKELNRHSNTRHMMASVMSPVNPDEMWSPCSGRFITDFLDNGHGSCLLDKPHEPLKLPAVFPGNNYNVDQQCQLSFGTESRHCPNMHPPCSSLWCTGQINGQFMCQTKYFPWADGTPCGEGKSCMSGECISHTQLKAYHIPTNGGWGPWGPWGDCSRTCGSGVQYSTRECNKPIPRNGGKYCEGKRTQFRSCNVQDCPDGNALTFREQQCAVYNHRTDMFKDYPSPMDWVPRYSGVAKRDQCKLTCQSHALGYYYVLEPRVADGTPCLPDSTSVCVQGRCVHAGCDRVIGSKKKFDKCMVCGGDNSQCNKVYRSFTKPQYGYNDVVTIPAGATSILIRQISSSPTSSDGIYLALCRQDGSYALNGNYVLTPSEQDVHLRGGVTLRYTGATKPMEMITGSGPLKEPLTVQALVVSDQKTPRLKYTFFVPKPSKRLSNQWLKQKARILEVLQSRRGRK, encoded by the exons ATGTTTCTTCTGCTGATCATCATTTGTTTTAACCTGGCTTGCTCTGCAACCCAAAGGGGTCCTTCGAGCAGATACGATGAGGAAATAGTTTATCCTGAAAAACTGAATGTCACTTCAGTTTTGGGGAACCAAGACCCATCCGGCACGCTTGAGAATGAAAATTCCCTCGATTATAACATGGATTCGGACCGACGTCTGTCATTTCGCCTGCAGATGTTTGGAGAAGAATTGATCCTCAATTTAGAGAAAGACCCTAGCTTTTTCTCAAAGGACTTGACCGTCCAATATTTGGGCAAGTTGAGGCCGGTGGTGGACACTCTAACCGAACGGGGCAACTACTTCACCGGGACAATCAATTCGGATGCGGAATCGATCGTGGCAATCAACTTTGATGGGACCTCTTTGATTGGGGTGCTGCAATATCGGGGCACCGAATATCACATCCAGCCTCTGAAAAGGGGACCCACAAACCAGGCCGGAGGAACCGAGGCCCACGTGGTgaggaagaagatgttggacaaagGGGATGAGCCAATGTGTGGGGTCGGTGCGCAGGCGCCGGAAGGCGCGCCCAGCAACGAAGGAAAGCTGTGGGAGAAGATGGGCGCATCTCCCCGGAGAACCAAG CGCTTCGCTTCCATCCCACGCTACGTGGAAACCCTGGTAGTGGCCGACGAAGAAATGATGCGCTTCCACGGCGCGGGACTCAAACCATACCTGCTCACCATCATGGCGGCGGCCGCCAAGTTCTTCCGCCATCCGAGCGTCAGGAACCCGGTCAATTTGGTGGTGACCCGGCTGGTGGTGATTGGAGAAGCCGAGGATGGGCTGAGGGTCACCTCAAACGCGGCCGAGACCCTCCGCAATTTTTGCTCCTGGCAGAAAGGGCTGAACAAGGCCAGCGACAAAGACCCCGAGCATTTCGACACCGCCATTCTCTTCACCAGACAG GATCTCTGCGGACGCTCCAGCTGTGGTACTTTGGGCATGGCAGATGTGGGCACCGTCTGTGATCCGGCCCGCAGTTGTTCCATAGTCGAGGATGATGGGCTTCAGTCAGCCTTTACCGCGGCCCACGAATTGG GCCACGTCTTCAATATGTTACACGACGACGACAAACACTGCAAGGAACTGAACCGTCACAGCAACACCCGCCACATGATGGCCTCCGTCATGTCTCCGGTCAATCCTGACGAGATGTGGTCCCCGTGTAGCGGCCGTTTCATTACCGATTTCTTAGACAACGGCCACG GTTCTTGCCTGTTAGACAAGCCGCACGAACCCTTGAAGCTGCCCGCCGTCTTCCCCGGCAACAACTACAACGTGGACCAACAATGCCAGCTGAGCTTCGGCACCGAATCCCGCCACTGTCCCAACATGCACCCGCCTTGCTCCTCCCTCTGGTGCACCGGCCAGATCAACGGGCAGTTCATGTGCCAGACCAAATATTTCCCCTGGGCGGACGGGACACCttgcggggaagggaagagctgcATGAGCGGCGAATGCATCAGCCACACGCAGTTGAAGGCCTACCAC ATTCCCACCAATGGAGGTTGGGGCCCCTGGGGGCCGTGGGGCGACTGTTCCCGCACTTGTGGCAGTGGGGTTCAGTACTCGACCCGCGAATGCAACAAACCCATTCCCCGTAACGGCGGCAAATACTGCGAGGGGAAGCGGACTCAATTCCGTTCTTGCAACGTACAAGACTGCCCAGACGGAAATG CGCTGACCTTCCGCGAACAGCAGTGCGCCGTGTACAACCACCGAACGGACATGTTCAAAGATTATCCATCGCCCATGGACTGGGTGCCACGTTACAGCGGCGTGGCCAAGCGAGATCAATGCAAGCTGACTTGCCAATCCCATGCACTGGGCTACTATTACGTGCTGGAGCCGAGG GTGGCCGATGGGACACCCTGCTTGCCAGACTCTACCTCGGTCTGTGTCCAGGGACGCTGCGTCCATGCCGGCTGTGACCGCGTCATCGGGTCGAAGAAGAAGTTCGACAAATGCATGGTGTGCGGCGGAGACAACTCGCAATGCAACAAAGTCTACCGCTCTTTCACCAAGCCTCA GTACGGCTACAACGACGTGGTCACCATCCCCGCCGGAGCCACCAGCATACTGATCCGTCAGATCAGCAGCTCGCCCACGTCCAGCGACGGCATCTACCTGGCCCTCTGCCGGCAGGACGGTTCCTACGCCCTGAACGGCAACTACGTCCTGACCCCATCCGAACAGGACGTCCACCTTCGAGGCGGCGTCACTCTGCGCTACACCGGGGCCACCAAACCCATGGAGATGATCACCGGCTCAGGACCGTTGAAAGAGCCGCTCACCGTACAAGCGTTGGTGGTGTCTGATCAGAAGACCCCTCGCCTCAAGTACACCTTCTTCGTCCCCAAGCCTTCGAAGCGGCTCTCCAACCAGTGGCTCAAGCAGAAAGCCCGGATTTTGGAGGTGCTACAGAGTCGGCGGGGACGCAAATAA